AAACACAGTTACAAAAATTGGACACCAACATTGTAAAATCCGGGTTGATGTATAGCCCTGGGGGTGAAGTGCAGATGACATCAACTCCGCAGATCCCCGCTTTAAGCATGGAGCTTCCCTTTTGAACTCGAAGATTACCAGAATCACATTCTTAGCATTCCCATTACACACATCTTCAGTTCTTCTCGGACACAGAGAGCAATCACCATTGAGTCCCCAATTCGAGACACCGACACCCCACTAGAACTGCACGAACTGCTTCCTTTAAAGACATCTCCAACTCCCCCAACCTCCTACCCCCCGCACTGTTGACAAAACTTTCTCCATCTTCCCCTTGTCCCTCCCTCCAGGGCTTCTCCTCGCCTTGAATCATAATGGACCGCATCATCCGCCCTGTCACCCGCCAATTATTGAGACCCCGCCCGAGATATCCTTTTTCGATTCCCCCGACAGCCCACGCACAGAGATTATACAGCATGAAACACAGCGCGCCGCAGGTAAGATCCGCATTCACTTTCAATTTCGGAGGTTATCCTGATCTGGTAGTAGTTGAAAGACCAGTCGCTATTCATTGAGAAGGCGTACATTAATGGCGAGTGGGTCGATGCAAAGTCCGGCGAGACTTTCGAAGTCTACGGTGCGTATCAAATTGGAAGTTTGGAATCAGAAGCAAcgctaattttttttttttcgtctcATTCAGACCCGGCCACTGGCAAATTGATCGGAACATGCCCCGAGCTCGATACATCCGACGTTGAGAAGGCGATTCAGGCCGCCTCCGAAGCCTTTCCCAAATTTCGCACAACGCTAGGCCGCGAGCGCGCGCGCATGCTGCGTCGGTGGTACGATTTAATGGTGGAAAACGCGGACGATCTAGCTAAGCTGATTACATGGGAGAACGGAAAGCCCCTTGCTGATGCGAAGGGTGAGGTCAACTACGCCGCCAGCTTCTTCGAGTGGTTCAGCGAGGAGGCACCCCGCACATACGGCGACACAATCCCCGCCTCTGTGCCCGGAAATCGAGTTATTACTGTTAAACAGCCTGTTGGTGTGTGCGGTTTGATTACGCCATGGAACTTCCCCGCGGCGATGATTACGCGGAAGATTGGCCCTGCCTTGGCGGCGGGCTGCACAGTCGTGGCCAAATCTCCCCAGGAGACGCCATTCACAGCCAACGCGATCGCTGAGCTTGCGCATCGGGCTGGAATCCCCAAGGGCGTTGTCAATTTTGTCACCTCCTCGAAGAACACCCCTGCAGTGGGCGAGCTCATTACCACCCACCCCGAGGTGCGCAAGGTGTCATTCACCGGCTCGACCAATGTCGGCCGCATCCTTGGAAAGCAGTCTGCCACGACAATCAAGAAGGTCTCCTGGGAGCTCGGCGGTAATGCGCCATTCATCGTTTTCGATGACGTCGAGGACCTC
The nucleotide sequence above comes from Penicillium digitatum chromosome 1, complete sequence. Encoded proteins:
- a CDS encoding Succinic semialdehyde dehydrogenase: MKHSAPQLKDQSLFIEKAYINGEWVDAKSGETFEVYDPATGKLIGTCPELDTSDVEKAIQAASEAFPKFRTTLGRERARMLRRWYDLMVENADDLAKLITWENGKPLADAKGEVNYAASFFEWFSEEAPRTYGDTIPASVPGNRVITVKQPVGVCGLITPWNFPAAMITRKIGPALAAGCTVVAKSPQETPFTANAIAELAHRAGIPKGVVNFVTSSKNTPAVGELITTHPEVRKVSFTGSTNVGRILGKQSATTIKKVSWELGGNAPFIVFDDVEDLDAAVMGAINSKFRSSGQTCVCANRIYVQEGVYEEFAKRFVEKVKDFKLGGGFEDGITHGPVIHERAANKAHEHVQDATSRGAKIVVGGQRATALGPNFYHPTVLTGMTKDMLLASEETFGPVAGLFPFKTEKEVVDLANHAEVGLAGYFFSGNVHRIFRVAEALEVGMVGVNTGLISDVASPFGGVKQSGFGREGSKYGIEEFMTIKSITFGGMSNPLQG